The following proteins are co-located in the Defluviitalea raffinosedens genome:
- a CDS encoding 5'-methylthioadenosine/adenosylhomocysteine nucleosidase, producing MSKIGIIGAMEEEVTILRNQMQNKELKQIAGMDFYQGTLEGKEVILVRCGIGKVNAAICTQALIDHFHAQYIINTGVAGAIYEKLDIGDIVISSDCVQHDFDTSVFGDPLGTIPRMDESFFKGDSKLIELASQCAKNLPSKPNVYVGRVASGDQFISSLKQKQTIWDNFNAYCAEMEGAAIAHACYLNKIPFVIIRSISDKADHSADVNFQEFVKEAAKNSNEMILEILKSI from the coding sequence ATGAGTAAAATAGGAATTATCGGTGCGATGGAAGAAGAAGTTACGATTCTTAGAAACCAAATGCAAAACAAAGAATTAAAGCAAATAGCAGGAATGGATTTTTATCAGGGGACATTGGAAGGAAAGGAAGTCATATTAGTAAGATGCGGCATAGGCAAGGTCAATGCAGCCATCTGTACCCAGGCTTTGATCGATCATTTTCATGCTCAATACATCATCAACACAGGTGTAGCCGGAGCAATCTATGAGAAATTAGATATAGGGGATATTGTTATCTCCAGCGACTGCGTACAGCATGATTTTGATACCTCTGTTTTTGGAGATCCACTGGGAACAATTCCAAGAATGGACGAGAGCTTTTTTAAGGGAGATAGTAAGCTTATAGAATTAGCCAGTCAATGTGCCAAGAATCTTCCTTCAAAGCCCAATGTATATGTAGGCCGGGTTGCCAGTGGGGATCAGTTTATTTCCAGTTTAAAGCAAAAGCAGACCATATGGGACAATTTTAATGCCTACTGTGCAGAGATGGAAGGAGCAGCTATTGCTCATGCTTGCTATCTTAACAAAATTCCCTTTGTCATTATACGTTCTATTTCTGATAAAGCGGATCATAGCGCAGATGTGAACTTTCAGGAATTTGTTAAAGAAGCCGCAAAAAACTCCAATGAAATGATTTTAGAAATATTAAAAAGCATATAA
- a CDS encoding acetyl-CoA carboxylase biotin carboxylase subunit, with the protein MFNRILIANRGEIAVRIIRACREMGIETVAIYSTMDQDALHVQMADEAVCVGPPKGKDSYLNMENIISATILTGAQAIHPGFGFLSENSKFAEMCEQCNIVFIGPDAHMIDLMGNKSKARETMLKAGVPVVPGSSGAVGDLEEALKIAEKIGYPVMIKASAGGGGKGMRLAYTKEEFIKAFNTAKSEAKASFGDDTMYIEKFIENPRHIEFQILGDSFGNVVHLGERDCSIQRRHQKVIEEAPSIALSPELRGRMGRDAVLAAKSIGYKNAGTIEFLLDKNGNYYFIEMNTRIQVEHPVTEMITGIDIVKEQIRIAGGLPLSFTQEDISIRGHAIECRINAESPGKGFMPSPGTVKGLHFPGGFGIRVESALYEGYRVPPTYDSMIAKLIAHGKDREEAITKMKCALGEFIIEGMDTNIDFLFQILHTEDFEKGNIDTSFIEKHFSLGRA; encoded by the coding sequence ATGTTTAACAGAATTTTAATTGCCAACAGAGGAGAAATCGCTGTAAGGATTATCAGAGCCTGCAGAGAAATGGGCATAGAAACGGTGGCAATTTATTCAACAATGGATCAAGATGCCCTCCATGTTCAGATGGCGGACGAAGCGGTCTGTGTTGGACCGCCTAAGGGAAAAGACAGTTATCTTAACATGGAGAATATCATAAGTGCCACCATTCTTACAGGGGCTCAGGCCATTCACCCGGGTTTTGGTTTTTTATCGGAAAACAGTAAATTTGCAGAAATGTGCGAGCAGTGCAATATCGTTTTTATCGGACCTGATGCGCACATGATTGATCTTATGGGCAATAAGTCAAAGGCAAGGGAAACTATGTTAAAAGCAGGAGTACCCGTTGTTCCGGGATCAAGTGGAGCCGTAGGAGATTTAGAAGAAGCCCTTAAGATTGCTGAAAAAATAGGATATCCTGTTATGATCAAGGCTTCCGCTGGCGGCGGAGGTAAAGGTATGAGACTCGCCTATACCAAAGAAGAATTTATAAAAGCCTTTAATACTGCAAAATCTGAAGCCAAGGCATCCTTTGGGGATGATACCATGTATATAGAGAAATTCATAGAAAATCCAAGACATATAGAATTTCAGATTTTGGGAGATTCCTTTGGTAATGTGGTCCATTTGGGAGAGAGAGACTGCTCCATTCAGCGAAGGCACCAAAAAGTCATAGAAGAAGCCCCCTCTATAGCTCTTAGCCCGGAACTCAGAGGAAGAATGGGAAGAGATGCCGTTTTAGCAGCCAAATCCATTGGGTATAAAAATGCAGGCACCATAGAATTTCTGCTGGATAAGAACGGGAATTATTACTTCATAGAAATGAATACAAGAATTCAGGTAGAACATCCTGTAACAGAAATGATCACCGGGATTGATATTGTAAAGGAACAGATCAGAATTGCCGGAGGACTTCCTCTTTCTTTTACTCAGGAAGATATTTCAATACGAGGGCATGCCATAGAGTGCAGAATCAATGCAGAAAGCCCAGGTAAGGGCTTTATGCCTTCTCCCGGCACAGTCAAAGGTCTTCACTTTCCCGGAGGTTTTGGCATTCGGGTAGAAAGCGCCCTTTATGAAGGATACAGGGTTCCTCCAACCTATGATTCCATGATTGCGAAACTCATTGCACACGGCAAAGACAGAGAAGAGGCAATTACTAAGATGAAATGTGCTTTAGGAGAATTCATCATTGAAGGCATGGATACCAATATTGACTTTCTTTTTCAGATTCTTCATACAGAGGATTTTGAAAAAGGCAATATTGACACCAGTTTTATTGAAAAGCACTTTAGTTTAGGCAGAGCGTAA
- the fabZ gene encoding 3-hydroxyacyl-ACP dehydratase FabZ, with protein MLNIKQIQEIIPHRYPFLLIDKIEDLEPGIKAVGYKNVTMNEYFFAGHFPLEPVMPGVLIIEALAQVGAVCLLSLEELKGKIAYFGGIEKARFREKVVPGDTLRLEVEIIKRRGPIGIGSAKAFVGDKKVCEAELTFAIG; from the coding sequence ATGTTAAACATTAAACAGATACAGGAGATTATTCCCCACAGATACCCTTTTTTACTGATTGACAAAATTGAAGACCTGGAACCAGGAATTAAAGCTGTGGGATATAAGAACGTGACGATGAATGAATATTTTTTTGCGGGCCATTTCCCTTTAGAGCCTGTCATGCCAGGAGTTCTTATTATAGAGGCACTGGCACAGGTGGGCGCCGTATGCCTTCTTTCCCTTGAGGAGTTGAAGGGAAAGATTGCGTACTTTGGAGGGATTGAAAAAGCTCGTTTTAGAGAAAAGGTAGTTCCAGGAGATACCCTAAGGTTAGAAGTAGAAATCATAAAAAGAAGAGGACCCATTGGAATCGGTAGTGCAAAAGCTTTCGTAGGAGATAAAAAAGTCTGCGAAGCCGAGCTTACCTTCGCCATTGGGTAA
- the accB gene encoding acetyl-CoA carboxylase biotin carboxyl carrier protein — translation MDYKAIEQLMKAMDETNLTHLEIEEEGIKIKMKKEKEVVAVAAAEPKVQPVTEAAAPKTAEKTEEPSSKTEEKEGTLVCSPIVGTFYSAPAPGAKPFVSLGDKVKKGDVLCIIEAMKLMNEIESDVDGEIVEIFVQNEEMVEYNQPLFRIKGGC, via the coding sequence ATGGATTACAAAGCAATTGAACAATTAATGAAAGCAATGGATGAAACCAATTTAACCCATCTTGAAATAGAAGAAGAAGGCATAAAAATCAAGATGAAGAAAGAAAAAGAAGTCGTGGCTGTTGCTGCCGCCGAGCCAAAAGTTCAGCCAGTGACAGAAGCAGCAGCGCCTAAAACAGCAGAAAAGACCGAAGAGCCTTCTTCTAAAACAGAAGAAAAAGAAGGTACCTTAGTATGTTCTCCGATCGTTGGAACTTTCTATAGTGCACCAGCTCCGGGAGCGAAACCCTTTGTAAGCCTTGGAGACAAGGTCAAAAAAGGAGATGTGCTCTGCATTATTGAAGCTATGAAACTGATGAATGAAATTGAGTCAGATGTGGACGGAGAAATCGTAGAAATCTTTGTACAAAATGAAGAAATGGTAGAGTACAATCAACCCCTATTTAGAATAAAGGGTGGGTGTTAA
- the fabF gene encoding beta-ketoacyl-ACP synthase II: MGKRVVITGMGCVTPLGNDLNTFWENIKNGQCGIDEITRFDTENFEVKLAAEVKNFDPALYMDKKEARRMDLYSQYAVASAKMALNDSKLDLESLDKERFGVIVGSGIGGIGTIEKEHEKLLAKGPKRVSPLLIPMIIGNMAAGNIAIQFGAKGICSTVVTACATGSHAIGEAFNTIQKGRADVIIAGGAEASITPLSVAGFSTLQALNTTHDKKRASIPFDAERNGFVMGEGAGILILESLEHALKRGAKIYAEIVGYGATCDAYHITSPDPEGDGAARAMIEAMDEGGVKPEEVAYINAHGTSTPLNDKFETAAIKLAFKEAAQNVAISSTKSMTGHLLGAAGAIEGIVCVKAIEEGFIPPTIGYKKPDPECDLDYVPNIGRKQEIQYALSNSLGFGGHNASLLFKKYVD, translated from the coding sequence ATGGGGAAAAGAGTAGTTATTACAGGAATGGGATGTGTGACCCCCCTGGGAAATGATTTGAATACTTTTTGGGAAAATATAAAAAACGGTCAGTGTGGCATAGATGAAATTACCCGTTTTGATACTGAAAATTTCGAAGTAAAGCTGGCGGCAGAAGTAAAGAATTTTGATCCTGCTTTATACATGGACAAAAAAGAAGCAAGAAGAATGGATTTATACAGTCAGTATGCCGTTGCCTCAGCTAAGATGGCGCTTAACGATTCGAAACTTGATCTGGAATCTCTTGATAAAGAAAGATTTGGCGTGATCGTAGGTTCTGGCATTGGCGGCATTGGTACCATCGAAAAAGAACATGAAAAACTGCTTGCAAAAGGTCCAAAAAGAGTTTCTCCTCTTTTAATTCCCATGATTATAGGAAATATGGCAGCAGGAAATATTGCCATTCAATTTGGTGCAAAAGGAATTTGCTCAACGGTGGTTACTGCCTGTGCCACAGGAAGTCATGCCATTGGAGAAGCTTTTAATACCATTCAAAAGGGAAGAGCAGATGTAATCATTGCCGGAGGCGCAGAAGCCAGCATAACCCCCCTATCCGTTGCTGGATTTTCAACCCTGCAGGCCCTTAATACAACTCATGATAAAAAGCGTGCTTCTATCCCCTTTGATGCAGAAAGAAACGGTTTTGTTATGGGAGAAGGGGCAGGAATTTTGATTTTAGAATCCTTAGAACATGCTTTAAAAAGAGGGGCTAAGATTTATGCCGAAATCGTAGGCTATGGTGCAACCTGTGATGCTTACCATATTACATCTCCGGATCCTGAAGGCGATGGAGCAGCAAGAGCCATGATAGAAGCCATGGATGAAGGGGGCGTAAAGCCAGAAGAAGTTGCCTATATTAATGCTCACGGCACCAGCACACCCCTTAATGATAAATTTGAAACTGCAGCCATTAAACTTGCCTTTAAAGAAGCTGCCCAAAATGTAGCCATCAGTTCAACCAAATCCATGACTGGCCATTTGCTTGGTGCAGCGGGGGCTATTGAAGGCATTGTCTGTGTGAAAGCTATAGAAGAAGGATTTATTCCTCCAACCATTGGATACAAAAAGCCTGATCCGGAATGCGATCTGGACTATGTACCCAATATAGGAAGAAAGCAAGAGATCCAATATGCTCTGTCGAATTCCCTTGGATTTGGAGGACACAATGCCTCCTTGTTGTTTAAAAAATATGTGGATTAA
- the fabG gene encoding 3-oxoacyl-[acyl-carrier-protein] reductase, with product MGKRKTALITGGSRGIGREIALYLAQKGMNIVFSYLSNDEAAQKTVEEIEEKGVKALAVKADVGSFEESEKLINKTVEAMGSIDVLVNNAGIIRDNLMLRMKEEEFDEVIRINLKGVFNCIKHASKIMIKQKSGKIINISSIIGLMGNIGQTNYAASKAGIFGITKSAAKELALRGITVNAIAPGFIETEMTSSLSDKHKEAILKAIPLGRIGSSKDVASIVGFLSSEEAGYITGQIICVDGGLAMGSL from the coding sequence ATGGGAAAAAGAAAAACCGCTTTAATCACCGGCGGCAGCAGAGGAATTGGCAGAGAAATCGCCTTATACCTGGCACAAAAGGGCATGAATATTGTATTCAGTTATCTAAGCAATGATGAGGCAGCTCAAAAAACTGTAGAGGAAATAGAAGAAAAAGGAGTAAAAGCCTTGGCGGTTAAAGCCGATGTAGGTTCCTTTGAAGAGTCCGAAAAACTCATCAATAAAACTGTGGAAGCAATGGGTTCCATAGATGTACTTGTAAACAATGCAGGAATCATCCGAGACAACCTCATGCTTCGGATGAAAGAAGAAGAGTTTGATGAAGTGATCAGAATCAATTTAAAAGGGGTATTTAACTGCATAAAACATGCTTCCAAAATCATGATCAAGCAAAAAAGTGGCAAAATCATCAACATATCCTCCATCATAGGCCTTATGGGGAATATCGGTCAAACCAATTATGCGGCTTCTAAGGCAGGAATTTTCGGAATCACAAAATCAGCAGCCAAGGAACTGGCTCTAAGAGGCATTACGGTAAACGCCATTGCGCCGGGCTTTATAGAAACCGAAATGACCAGTAGCCTTTCAGACAAACACAAGGAAGCGATCCTTAAAGCCATCCCCTTAGGCAGAATAGGAAGCAGCAAAGACGTAGCCAGTATCGTAGGATTTCTATCCTCTGAGGAAGCAGGCTATATTACAGGACAGATCATTTGTGTAGATGGCGGCTTGGCAATGGGCAGCCTTTAG
- the fabD gene encoding ACP S-malonyltransferase produces MKAAFIFAGQGSQYIGMGKDLAENIKECNEVFEMAREVLDFDIKELCFKDSQGKINQTQYTQPAILTVNIAALKAIEKEITPSVVAGLSLGEYSALVAGGMLDFKDAVRLVRKRGQYMEEAVPVGVGGMCAVLGLGKKEVEAVLKTISEGIVEAANFNCPGQIVIGGEVEALKLAEERLKAAGAKKVLPLSVSGPFHTSMLLPAAEKLEKELENIAFKEPKIPVISNVHGDYVTKEDVKILLKKQVMSSVLWEQSIYRMIEDGVDTFIELGPGKVLSGFVKKINRSVTVCNVEDMKSLEKTLETIRR; encoded by the coding sequence ATGAAAGCTGCATTTATATTTGCCGGTCAAGGTTCCCAATACATTGGTATGGGGAAAGACCTGGCAGAGAATATCAAAGAATGCAATGAAGTCTTTGAAATGGCCAGAGAAGTCCTGGACTTTGATATAAAAGAACTTTGCTTTAAAGATTCGCAAGGCAAAATCAATCAGACACAATATACCCAGCCAGCAATATTAACGGTTAATATAGCAGCCCTAAAGGCAATTGAAAAAGAAATAACACCTTCTGTTGTAGCAGGCCTTAGTTTAGGAGAATATTCAGCCCTGGTGGCAGGAGGTATGTTAGATTTTAAAGATGCTGTAAGACTCGTTCGAAAAAGAGGACAATACATGGAAGAAGCCGTACCTGTTGGAGTTGGAGGAATGTGTGCCGTTTTAGGACTTGGCAAAAAAGAAGTGGAAGCAGTCCTTAAGACTATTTCTGAAGGGATTGTGGAAGCAGCTAATTTTAACTGCCCTGGACAAATTGTTATAGGAGGAGAAGTAGAAGCCTTAAAGCTTGCCGAAGAAAGGTTAAAAGCTGCAGGAGCCAAAAAGGTTTTGCCCCTTTCTGTGAGCGGCCCTTTCCATACTTCAATGCTTCTGCCAGCGGCTGAAAAATTAGAAAAAGAATTAGAAAATATAGCATTTAAGGAACCAAAGATTCCTGTCATCAGCAATGTTCATGGAGATTATGTAACAAAAGAGGACGTAAAGATCCTCCTAAAGAAGCAGGTTATGAGTTCTGTTCTTTGGGAACAGAGCATTTACAGGATGATAGAAGATGGAGTGGATACATTTATAGAACTGGGACCAGGAAAAGTATTAAGTGGTTTTGTGAAGAAAATCAACCGTTCTGTTACCGTATGTAATGTGGAAGATATGAAATCTTTAGAGAAAACGTTAGAAACCATCAGGAGGTAA
- the fabK gene encoding enoyl-[acyl-carrier-protein] reductase FabK, whose product MHNFWKEIGVEYPIIQGGMAWIADHSLASAVSNAGGLGIIAAANAPTSYVREEIRKTKALTDKPFGVNVMLLSDNAEEVAYLVCEEGVRVVTTGAGNPGKYMDMWKENGIKVIPVVPSVALAKRMERCGADAVIAEGCESGGHIGELTTMALLPQVVDAVSIPVIGAGGIGDGRGLAAALMLGAVGVQVGTRFLVAKECRVHPAYKERVLKASDIDTVVTGRPTGHPVRILRNQLARELLKLEKMAAPLEQYEELGKGALPRAAKEGDIDWGSVMAGQISGMITKEQTCSEIIQEMFKEAREIIRNAQDILS is encoded by the coding sequence ATGCATAATTTTTGGAAAGAGATAGGGGTCGAATATCCTATTATTCAAGGGGGAATGGCCTGGATTGCAGACCATAGTTTAGCTTCTGCGGTTTCAAATGCAGGAGGACTTGGGATTATTGCTGCAGCCAATGCGCCAACATCTTATGTAAGAGAGGAAATTAGAAAAACTAAAGCATTAACAGATAAACCTTTTGGTGTCAATGTGATGCTTCTTAGTGATAATGCAGAGGAAGTGGCGTATCTGGTTTGTGAAGAAGGGGTAAGGGTTGTCACAACAGGAGCAGGAAATCCCGGCAAGTACATGGATATGTGGAAAGAAAACGGTATAAAGGTCATTCCTGTGGTGCCTTCTGTGGCTTTAGCCAAAAGAATGGAGCGCTGTGGCGCCGATGCAGTGATTGCAGAAGGCTGTGAATCGGGAGGTCATATAGGGGAACTCACTACTATGGCACTGCTTCCCCAAGTGGTGGATGCAGTAAGTATCCCTGTGATCGGAGCAGGGGGTATAGGGGACGGCAGAGGACTTGCTGCAGCACTGATGCTTGGAGCAGTGGGAGTACAGGTAGGTACAAGATTTTTAGTAGCAAAGGAATGTAGGGTGCATCCAGCTTATAAAGAAAGAGTTCTAAAAGCCAGCGATATCGATACGGTAGTAACAGGAAGGCCAACAGGACATCCCGTGAGAATTTTAAGAAACCAATTGGCCAGAGAACTTCTGAAATTAGAAAAGATGGCTGCTCCTTTGGAGCAATACGAAGAATTGGGTAAAGGAGCCCTCCCGCGGGCGGCAAAAGAAGGGGATATAGATTGGGGCTCTGTTATGGCAGGCCAAATTTCAGGCATGATTACAAAAGAACAGACCTGTTCTGAAATCATTCAGGAAATGTTTAAAGAAGCCAGGGAAATTATCCGCAATGCCCAGGATATTCTTTCATAA
- the acpP gene encoding acyl carrier protein — protein MIFEKIQEIIVEQLGIDKNEIKLESNFQEDLDADSLDLFQIVMALEEAFDLEIPTEDMENIKTVQDAVNYIESKQDKQE, from the coding sequence ATGATTTTTGAAAAAATCCAAGAAATCATCGTAGAGCAATTAGGTATAGATAAAAATGAAATTAAATTAGAATCTAATTTCCAGGAAGACTTAGATGCAGATTCCCTGGACTTATTCCAGATTGTTATGGCTTTAGAAGAAGCATTTGATTTAGAAATCCCCACTGAAGATATGGAAAACATCAAAACAGTGCAGGATGCGGTAAATTACATTGAGTCCAAACAAGATAAACAAGAATAA
- a CDS encoding beta-ketoacyl-ACP synthase III, giving the protein MNEVQIIGTGSSVPDQIITNDHLSNIVDTSDEWISSRTGIKERRIVKGETTANLASSAAKRAIEDAGISPEDIDLIVVATMTPDYFMPSTACLVQKEIKAHNATCFDVSAACAGFIYALNIGFQFIRTGQSNTALIIGADVYSKILDWSDRSTCVLFGDGAGAAILQKSQNKGILSVYTGSDGRGDTLLTCPAVGNSNPFSSEVNLPKSVVSMNGKEVFRFATTIAPKCIEEALKHSSYTKDHIKYYVLHQANARMMEVISKKMNIDIEKFYKNIERYGNTCAGSVPLALDEMNQNGLLKKGDLLVLVGFGGGLTWGSALLQWNK; this is encoded by the coding sequence ATGAATGAAGTCCAAATCATTGGAACAGGGAGTTCTGTTCCGGACCAGATTATAACCAATGATCATTTATCCAATATCGTAGACACCAGTGATGAATGGATTTCCAGCCGAACCGGCATAAAAGAAAGAAGAATCGTAAAGGGAGAAACTACAGCCAACCTGGCTTCCAGTGCCGCCAAAAGGGCTATTGAAGATGCAGGGATATCTCCAGAAGACATAGATTTAATCGTAGTGGCAACCATGACCCCAGACTACTTTATGCCCTCTACAGCTTGTCTTGTTCAAAAAGAAATAAAAGCCCATAATGCTACTTGCTTTGATGTATCGGCAGCTTGTGCGGGATTTATATATGCCCTTAATATAGGCTTTCAATTTATTCGAACAGGACAAAGCAATACAGCCTTAATCATTGGAGCAGATGTTTATTCAAAAATATTGGATTGGTCTGACAGGAGTACTTGTGTTTTATTTGGAGACGGGGCAGGAGCTGCCATACTGCAAAAAAGCCAAAACAAAGGGATCCTGTCTGTTTATACAGGTTCTGACGGCAGAGGAGATACGCTTTTAACTTGTCCTGCTGTGGGGAATAGCAATCCTTTTAGCTCGGAAGTTAACTTACCTAAGTCAGTAGTGTCTATGAATGGAAAAGAAGTCTTTCGTTTTGCAACAACCATTGCTCCAAAATGTATAGAAGAAGCACTCAAACATTCTTCTTATACAAAAGATCATATTAAATATTATGTACTTCATCAGGCCAATGCACGAATGATGGAAGTCATTTCTAAAAAAATGAATATCGACATTGAAAAGTTTTATAAAAACATAGAACGTTATGGCAATACCTGCGCCGGAAGCGTGCCTCTTGCCCTGGATGAAATGAATCAAAATGGGCTTCTAAAAAAAGGTGACTTATTGGTTTTAGTAGGATTTGGAGGGGGCCTGACCTGGGGGTCGGCACTTCTTCAATGGAATAAATGA
- a CDS encoding MarR family winged helix-turn-helix transcriptional regulator — translation MEKLREVLNHLMVDIFNDILTIEQTALKKGAFNDLSVTEMHTIEAIGMYHPRTMSEVAQDLKITVGTLTTAINRLVKKGYVERQRVEDDRRIVQISLTKKGKLAYRVHEKFHMDMIHAMVEGLDLEDEEILVKSLEQLSEFLKRHYHLNEIKESQNE, via the coding sequence ATGGAAAAACTAAGAGAAGTCCTAAACCATCTGATGGTAGATATATTTAACGATATATTAACCATCGAACAAACTGCTTTAAAAAAAGGAGCTTTCAACGATTTATCGGTTACAGAAATGCATACCATAGAAGCCATCGGAATGTATCATCCAAGAACTATGTCGGAAGTTGCCCAGGATTTAAAAATTACTGTAGGCACTTTGACCACTGCAATCAACAGACTAGTAAAAAAAGGGTATGTAGAAAGACAACGGGTTGAGGATGACAGGAGGATTGTCCAAATCAGCCTGACGAAAAAGGGAAAATTGGCTTATAGAGTTCATGAAAAGTTTCATATGGATATGATTCATGCCATGGTAGAAGGGTTAGATTTGGAAGATGAAGAGATATTAGTAAAATCTCTTGAACAATTAAGTGAGTTTTTAAAACGGCATTATCATCTTAATGAAATAAAGGAGTCCCAAAATGAATGA